The sequence below is a genomic window from Thioclava nitratireducens.
CGGCGGTTCTTTGAAACTGCGCGTATTGAACGAAGGGCCTCTGCGACGCCGTTCTGCGTCGGGCCTGGTGACGAATTAATAAGGAGACATCATGACCTTCACCCCGCACGGACAACACCTGATCGCTGGCGACTGGGTCGGCACCGACAAGACTTTCTCCTCCGACCCAGCCCACGGGCCGAGCCATGAGTTCTGCGTCGGCACGGTCGAGATGGTGAATGCGGCCTGCGAGGCAGCCGAGGAGGCGTTCTGGGACTACGGCTATTCGAGCCGTGAGACCCGCGCGACGTTCCTGGAGGCCATCGCTGACGAAATCGATGCACGCGGCGAGGCGATCACCGAGATCGGCACTCAGGAAAGCGGTTTGCCCGAGGCCCGCCTGAACGGCGAGCGCGGGCGCACGGTAGGCCAGCTGCGCCTCTTTGCCAGCCATATCCGCAACGGCGACTATCTCGACCGCCGCCATGACAAGGCACTCCCCGATCGCCAGCCGCTGCCGCGTCCCGATCTGCGGATGATGCAGCGTCCGATCGGTCCGGTCGCGGTCTTCGGCGCGTCGAACTTCCCGCTGGCGTTTTCGACGGCGGGCGGCGACACCGCCGCCGCGCTGGCCGCAGGCTGCCCGGTCGTGGTGAAGGGCCACTCCGCCCATCCGGGCACCGGCGAAATCGTGGCCGAGGCGATCAAGGCCGCAGTCGAGAAGACCGGCATGCCCAAAGGCGTCTTCAGTCTGATTCAGGGCGGACGCCGTGACGTGGGGCAAGGGCTCGTGCAGCATCCGCTGATCAAGGCGGTGGGCTTCACTGGTAGCTTGGGCGGTGGTCGTGCGCTCTTCGATCTCTGCGCGCAGCGCCCCGAGCCGATCCCTTTCTTCGGCGAACTTGGCTCGGTGAACCCGATGTTCCTGCTGCCTGAGGCGGCGAAGGCGCGCGGCGCCGAGATCGGCACCGGCTGGGCAGGCTCGCTGACGATGGGCGCGGGCCAGTTCTGCACCAACCCGGGCATCGCCGTGGTCGAGGACGGCCCGGCAGGCGACGCCTTCGTCGCCGCCGCGAAAGAGGCGCTGTCGGCCTCCGGCCCACAGGTCATGCTGACGGACGGCATCGCGCAGGCCTATCGCGACGGCAAAGACCGGTTCGATACGCGAAACTCCGTGACCCCGGTGCTGACGACCGAGCAGGAAGGCCGCAACGCCTCCCCGAACCTCTACGAGACGAGCGCCGAGAACTACCTGCAGGATCATGCGCTTGGCGAAGAAGTCTTCGGGCCGCTCGGTCTGGTCGTGCGGGTCTCTAACTCGGCGCAGCTGGTTGACCTCGCGAAGGGTTTCGAGGGTCAGCTGACCGCGACGATGCATCTCGATGACGGCGATGCCGAGCTGGCGCGCAAGCTGCTGCCGGTGCTCGAGCGCAAGGCGGGCCGCGTGATGGCGAACGGCTTCCCGACCGGTGTCGAGGTCAGCGATGCGATGGTCCATGGCGGGCCCTATCCGGCGTCCACGAACTTCGGCGCGACCAGTGTCGGCACGCTCTCGATCCGGCGCTTCCTGCGCCCGGTCTGCTACCAGAACATCCCCGAGGGCGTGCTGCCCGCGGACCTTGCGTGAGTGTCGTCGGCTTTCGTTTCAGGCAGAACGATGATCGGCCTGAAATGTTCGGTAACGCTTCAGGCTCCTAGCGTGCCGCCTCGCTTTTTTCTTCCGGGTTCTAACTTCGGGAAAAAGCGAGGCGTTCAGAGTCTCACTTGCCGAAGAGCTATTCTCACTCTCCTGATCAGTTCCCAACCATATCGTCTCGAACACCAGTTCCGGTATCACCACCTCCCAAGCAACGTGTGGCAGGGTATGGTGATAAGCCTCGTCAACGTCTTCCTTGAGCCAGCGCAGAATTGCGGCGATTTAGAAGTTCTCGGTGCCCATCAACATTAGTTCCTTCGCGACCTCCGATCCGGGGCACGTATGCGAAACAGTCCGCCGCCTCGAATGCGCCGCTGCGCTGATCAATAGTCCCAACACTCGACCACTTTCTTATCCTGCGCAGATGTCGCGGTAGTCGTCCGGCTCTCGGTGAAGCGCGAAGTTGAAGACGTTCTCGCGCAGCTCGCGGCAGCGGTCGAGGTCGATTTCCGCCATCGCCAGCTCATCGCCGAACCCTTGGGTCTTGGCGATGATCTCGCCGGTGGGCGCGATGATGCATGTGCCGCCGATCAGGTCGCAGCCCTCTTCGCGCCCCGCTTTCGCCGTGCCAATCACCCAGCACCCGTTCGCATAAGCGCCTGCCTGCATAGACAGGTGGTTGTGGAAGTCCTGCAGGTGGTCATGCTCGGGCGCGAGCGGATAATGCACCGGCGTATTGTAGCCCAGCATCACCAGTTCCGCCCCGCGCAAGCCCAGCACACGGAAAGTCTCGGGCCAGCGGCGGTCGTTGCACAGGCACATGCCCAGCTTGCCGCCGAAGCCGTCGAACACCCCGAAGCCGAGATTGCCATGTTCGAAATAGCGTTTCTCCAGATGCTGGAAGGGGCGCCAGTCTTCGTATTCCGGATGGCCGGGCAGGTGGATCTTGCGGTATTTGCCAATGATCTGGCCGCTCTTGTCGACCATGATCGAGGTGTTGAAGCGGCGCTTCTGGCCGTTCTCGTAGGCGATCTCCGCATAGCCGAGATAGAAGCCGACGCCGAGTTCGCGGGCGGTGTCGAACAGTGGTTGAACCTCGGCGTTCGGCATCTCGGTTTCATAGAAGCTGTCGAGCTCGGCCTCGTCTTCGATCAGCCAGCGCGGGAAGAAGGTGGTCAGCGCCAGTTCGGGGAAGACGACCAGTTCCGCGCCGCGCCGATGGGCTTCGATCAACAGCTTCTGCATTCGCGCCACGGCAGAGGCACGCGGCTCGTCACGCGCAATCGGCCCAAGCTGTGCGGCGGCGGCAATGAATTTGCGGGTCATGGCAATTGTCCTGTCTCGATCGTTTGAAATTCGGGCGCGTCCTGAAGCTCCGCCTGCTGGCAGACGACATCCATCAGCACCTGCGCCCCGCCCGCGATGTCCGAGGGGGCGGTATATTCGTGAATGTTGTGGCTGATCCCGTCCTTTGAGGGCACGAAGATCATGGCCGAGGGGCAATTGGGAGCGAACATCTGCGCATCATGGCCTGCGCCTGAAGGCATACGGCGATGGCGCAGCCCGCGTGCTTCGGCGGCAGCCGCGACACGGTCGACCAGCGCCGGGTCGAACTCCACCGGCTCGAAGCGGGCCAGCGTTCGGCGGGTGATCGCGCATCCCCCAGCGCGTGCGAACTCCTGCGCTGCGCGCCAAAGCCGGGTCTCGGCCTTTTGCAGCGTAGCCTCGTCGGTATGGCGCAGATCGACGGTCATCACCGCTTCTTGCGGCACCACGTTGACCAGATCGGGCGAGACGCGCATGCGACCCACGGTCGCGACCTGCGGCGGCCCGTGATCGGCCGCGATCTGCTGGGCCTCCACGGCGATCCGTGCCATCACGGCCCCCGCATCGTGGCGCAGCGCCATCGGCGTCGTTCCCGCATGGGCCGAGGCGCCTGTCACTGTGATCTCGGTCCAGGAAATGCCCTGCACGCCGGTCACGACGCCGATCTCCAGCTCCTCGGTTTCCAGCACCGGGCCCTGTTCGATATGCAGTTCCAGATAGCTGTGCGGTTTCAGCGCGCCGACCGGGGCGGGGCCTGCGGCATCAATGGCGGCGAGCGCATCGCGCAGGCGCACCCCGTCGATGCCTTCCACCTCCAGCATCTCGTCGAGCGGCAGCGCACCTTGCGCCACGCCCGAGCCCATCATGTCCGGGGCGAAGCGTGCGCCTTCCTCATTGGTGAAGAACGCGACCGCAACGGGGCGGCGGGTGCGCGCGCCAGCGACATTGAGCGCCTCGATCACTTCCAATCCGGCCAACACGCCAAGGCTGCCGTCATAGAGACCGCCCGTCGCGACCGTGTCGATATGCGAGCCCATCACGACTGGCGGGCCGTCCTCCTCGCCCGCGCGGATGCCCCAGCAATTGCCGATGACGTCCGTGGTGATCTCGAGACCCAACTCGCGCATCCAGCGTATTACGAGGGCGCGGCCTTCGGCGTCTTCAGGGCTGAGCGCGAGGCGCTTCACGCCGCCTCCGGACAGGGCGCCGATCTGCCCCAGCCGGTCCAGTCGCGCCATGAGGCGCGTGATGTCGATGGTGATACTCATGCCGCGCCTCGCACTTCAGCGGCGCTGCGGCCGACGAGGGTTTTGAACAGCGCGGCGTCGGTGTCGCCTTCCGTGCCGAAGCACAGGATGCGCGAATGCGCGTCGATCCCGAGGGTTGCGCGTGCTTCGTCATTCGCGGCAGCTGCGAGGAAGGCGGCGAGCCCCGCCACAGCGGATTCTCCGGCGGCCACCGGCGGATCGCTCCCGTCAGGGTTGGCCAGCGCGCGCATCACCGCGACGGCATCCGGGTCGGCCACGGACATCACCGCGAAAGCCAGCGGCTCCAGCACGTCCCAGGCCAGCAGCGAGACCTCGCCACAGGCCAGACCTGCCATCAGCGTGTCCAGATCGCCCTCGACGGCAGTGGGTTTGCTTTCGCGGATCGTCTCGAGCCAGCAGGCCGATTGGTCGGGATCGGCGAGGATTACCCGCGGGGCTTCCGGGCCATAGCGGCGCGCGAACTGCGCCGCGACCGCCGCCGCCAGCCCGCCGACGCCGGTCTGGATGAAGATATGGGTGGGCGGGAGGCCAAGCGTATCAGCCGCTTCCGCCGCCATGATCTCATAGCCCTGCATCACGTCTTTCGGGATTTCGGTATAGCCTGGATATGAGGTGTCCGAGACCACAAACCAACCTTCGCGCGTGGCGGTGTCCTGCGCCTCTCTGACGCTGTCGTCGTAATTGCCGGCGCAACGGCGGACCTCGGCGCCGTAGGCCTCGATCGCCTCCTTGCGGGCCTCGGAGACCGTGGCGTGAATGAAGATCACACAGCGGCAGCCGAAGCGCTGCGCGCCCCATGCGACCGAGCGGCCGTGATTGCCGTCGGTCGCGCAGCAGACGGTCAGTTGCGAAACGATGTCCGCATATTTGCCCGCGACGATGTCTTCGGCGCTGGGCTCGGGGATGTCCTTCGCCTTTGCGATCTCCCGGGCCAGAAGCCGCAGCACGGCGTAGGCGCCGCCAAGCGCCTTGAAGCTGCCGAGGCCGAAGCGTCCGCCCTCATCCTTGAACTGAATCTCGGCCACGCCCGCCTTCGCTGCCATCACGGGCAGCGAGACGAGGGGCGTCGGCGCGTAGCCTTTCCACGAAGAAATCGTGCGCTTGGCCAGATCGAAGGCCGCATCGTTCAAAAAGGCCTCCTGCTTGGGTCCATAGCCTTTTGCCGTGTCGTAATGCGGGTTCAGAATGAGCTCGTTGGATTGCCCCTCTCCGAGGGCATTTTCGAAAATCATGATGGGGTCCTTGTGGTTGGTCATCGCGCTCAGGCCCCCGTCTTGGAGGCGCGGCGGCGGATCAGCTCGGCCAGCGCCACGAGGGCGATGTTGCCGAAGACGATCATCACGGCGAGCGCGTTGAGTGAGGGAGAGAGCGCGAAGCGGAAGTCGGAGGCGACGAGCACCGAAAGCGGTTGCGCGCGGCCCGAGACGAAAGCGGTCAGGACGTATTCGGCCGAGGAGAGTACGAAGGCTACGACCCACGACGCCATCAGCCCGTTCGCCATGAGCGGCAGCACCACGCGGCGGAAGGCCGAGAGGCCGGAGGCGCCCAGATCGGCTGCGGCTTCCAGCAACCCGCGATCGATACGGATCAGCACCGAGGCGATCACCAGCGTCGAGAAGGGCAGCACGATCACCGTCTGCGCGGCGATCACGGTGAGTAGGCTGCGCGCCACCCCGGTCTCGTTGAACATGATCAGCTGCGCCACGGCGAGGATCAGTTTCGGGATCAGGAAGGGCGCGAGCAGCAACACCGCGAAGATGCCGCGCCCGCGCATCGGGTAGAAGCTGATCGCCAAAGCGGCGAGCCCGCCCAGAAGCGTCGCGCAGATCGCGACGGGGAAAGCGACGCTCAGCGTGGTCAGGAAGCCCCCGCCCAGGCGTCCGTCGCCCATCACCTCGGCATACCATTTCAGGGTGAAGCCCGAGAATGGCAGCGACATGATCTTGGAATCGTTGACCGAAAACAGCGCGATCATCGCGATTGGCAAATACATGAAGGCGAAGACCGCCCAGACCCAAAGCGTGGAGAGGCGCGACATGTCAGGACCCTCCCACAAGGCTGGAGCGGCGGATCAGCATCGCGCCCACGGCAAAGAATGCCATCAGGATCGCGAGCATCGTCCAGGCGATGGCCGAGCCGAGTGGCCAGTCGAAGGCAGTGCCGAAGAGGTCGTTGATCGCGGAGATCACGGTGATGCCCGAGGCCCCGCCCAGAAGTTGCGGCGTGAGGTAATCGCCGACCACCATCACGAAGACCATCAGCCCGCCCGCTACCAGGCCGGGGAAGGTCAGCGGCAGGGTCACGCGGGCGAAGCGGCTGGGGCTGCGCGCGCCCAGATCGGCGGCGGCTTCCAGCCACGCGTCATCGAGGCTCTCGAAGGCGAGCCACAGCCCGATCACCATGAAGGGCAGGTAGTTGTAGGTCAGCGCGATATGGGTCGCGAGCGGTGAAAACAGCAGCCCCTGAATGGGCGCGTCGGAGACACCTGCCCAGATCAGCGAGCGGTTAATGACCCCTTCGGCGCCAAGCAACACGCGCCACGCAAACACTCGCACCAGATCGCCGGAATAAAGCGGCACCAGCAGCAGTGTCAGCAGCGCGGATTTCATAGCGCCCGCGCGTTTGGCAAGGAACCACGCGACCGGGTAGCCGATCACGGCGGTGATCGCGACCACGAGCGCGCCCGAACCAAAGGCTTTCAGGATCAGCCCGCGATAGGTCGCAGAGCCCGCGATCTTTGCGTAATTCGCGAAGGACGGGTCGTAAGAGATCGCGACGAAATCGACGCGGAAGAAGCTGTAGGCAAAGAGGATCAGAAGCGGCGCCACGCAAAGCGCCAGCAGGAAGGCCGTCACCGGGGCGGCGAGGAGCGTGCCGACGCGCAGGCTCATGGCTTGGCCTCCGCAGTCTGCCCTGCCTTCTGTTCCGCCTCGGCTTTCGCGATCCAGACCTGCGCGGGATCGAAGCCGATGCGGATCTCCGCACCGATCTCGGGCACGTCGTCATGGCCGACGGTCAGCGCCAGTGTGGTGCCCGCGGCCTCGGCTTCGACCAGCCACTCCGCACCGCGATAGACGGCATGTGTCACGCGCGCGGAAATCCGGCCCTGCGGGTCAAGGAACAATTGCTCGGGGCGCAGGCAGAGCACGGCGGGGGAGCCGGCTTGCAGACCGCGCACGCCGGGTGTCGCGAACTGGCCCAAGGAGGTTTCGATCTCATAGGCCCCAATGGCGGTGTCGGTGATCTCGCCCGGCACGCAGGCCGCGCCCCCGATGAAATCGGCCACATACGCGGTCTCGGGACGGCGATAAATCGTATCCGGGGCGCCTTGTTGTTCGATGATCCCGTCACGCATCACGATGATCCAATCCGAGAGCGCGAAGGCCTCTTCCTGATCGTGGGTGACATGGAGAAACGTCATTTTCAGTCGCCGCTGAAGGTCTTTCAGCTCGATCTGCATGTCCTTGCGCATCCGCCGGTCGAGCGCGGAGAGCGGCTCGTCCAGCAGCAGAAGGCGCGGCTCGTTGGCGATCGCGCGGGCCAGCGCCACGCGCTGTTGCTGCCCGCCCGAGAGCTGGCGCGGGCGGCGGTCGGCCATCGCGGTCATTTGCACGGTTTCCAGCGCCGCGCGGGCCTTCTCGCGCTCTTGCTTGCGGCTCAGACCCTTGTAGCGCAGCCCAAAGCCCACGTTTTCGAGCACGCTCAGATGCGGGAAGAGGGCGTAGCTCTGGAAGACGGTGTTGATCGGGCGGGCGCTTGGGGACACGTCGTTGATCTTCTTGCCGTCAAGCTCGAGCATCCCCTCGCTCACCTCCTCGAACCCGCCGATCATGCGCAGGATCGAGGTCTTGCCGCAGCCCGAAGGCCCCAGCAGCGTAACATAGGAATTCTCGTCGAGCCGGAAATTCACACCGCGCACGGCCTGCACGGTGCCATATGTTTTGCGAAGGGCGCGCGCGCGGAGCAGGGGCATTGTCTGCCCCTGCCCACCCGTCGGCCCGGAACCTGCCTCGGTCATTCTTAGCTGGCCTTCACTTCGTTCCAGAGTGCGACCCAGTCGTTGTAGCGCGGCGGATTTTGCTTCCAGACGAAGTTGTCCATGACCGACAGATCCTTGATGAAGATCTTTTCCTGCTGGGCTTCGTCGATCTCGTCGCGCGCGGCGGAGGTCGATTGCGCATAGGGACCGCCATAGGCGAGCTTCTTGCCGTAAGTCGGGCCGAGCAGGTAGTTCACCAGTTCAAACACCGCATCACGGCGCGCGCCCTCGACGCCTTTCGGAACGGCGATCGTATCGCACCAGCCGATTACGCCTTGCTTGGGCTTGGCCATCCCCATTTCGAGACCCTTTTCCTTCAGGTCGTAATAGGGCGGCACCCAGGAGAAGGCGCAGACCACTTCGCCGGTCGCGAAGAGATTGGTCAGGTCGCCGATCGAGTTCCAGTAGGTGCGCAGCTTGCTCTTCTGGATCATCAGCACTTTCTTCACTTCGGCGAGCTGCTTGTCGTCCATCGTGAACATCTCGTCGCGCGGGATGCCCAGATACATCGCGGCGATCATGATCCCTTCGAGCGCGTAATCGCGCATCGCGAGCTTGCCGTTGTATTTGTCGCCTTCGAAGAAGACGGACCAATCGGGCTCTCCATCCATCAGGTCGGCGCGATAGACGATCGGGTTGATGCCCCAATAGAAGGGGATGCCGTAGGTCTGGCCGTCCGTCTTGCCCAGATTGGTCTTCTTGAACGTGTCGTAGAGGAGCTTCGCGTTCGGCACCTTGTCGAAGTCGATCGGCTGCAGAAGATCAGAGGCGGTGTAGTAGGACACCTTGTCGAGGCCGGGCGTGATCAGATCGACCGAGGAGGCCCCGCCCGCGCGCAGTTTCGCGAATTGCTCGTCATCGGTGCCGATGAAGGTTTTGGTCAGGTCGACGTCATGGCTGTCGAGGAAGGGCGCGAGATAGTCGTCCTTAGCGAGGTTCTCCCAGGTCATCCACAGAAGATCGGTCGCGGCCAGCGCTCGTCCCGCCGGGCCGAACGCCCCGAGAGCGGTGCCCGCAAGCGCAGATTTCAGGAATAGTCGGCGATCCATGGCATATCCTTTCGCTGCATGAGATGGCGAGGTCACCTTCGCAGGAAAGAATTATTTCACAAAACTCTAAAAATGAAAATACGCTTTCATTCGGGCCATGCGCAGTTTTTAGGCGCTATTTGTCCTGTTTTGCAGCCTTGGTGAGCGCCTCGAGGCTCTCCGGGGGCGGTCCGAGGTCGTCGAAACGCGCATGAAGGTCCTCAATCCGGGCGAGTCGCTTCCGGGCTTCGGGGCCAAGCGAGTCCACCAGGCTCGAACAGAGGAAGTTGATCAGGCTCATCGCGACGACCGTGCTGTCGAAGATGCCCTGACCGCGATTGTGACAGCGTAAAGTGATCGTCGCGTGGCGTGCGGTCTGCGCCACGGTAGGGTCGCCGATCAGGATCGTCGGGATGCCCGCCTCGCGCGCGACCGTCATCACTTCGCCGAGTGCGCGCGGCCTGCGCCGCAGCCCGATCGCAAGCAGCACATCGCCCGGCGCGAACCCCGCGACATCCTCGGCGAGCGACGCGCCCTCATAGGGCAGAAGCTGCACGTCCGATTTCAGATTGAGCAGCAGGGCGCGGGCGTAGATCGCAAGCGCCCGCGAGTTCCTATAGCCGAGAACCCAGATCCGGCGCGCCGAGGCGAGGTGCTCAACCGCGTCGCGCACCGCCTCCTCCGACAGGATCTCGGTGCTGCGGGTCAGGTTCTGCATGTCCTGTGCAAAGTGATCGGCGAGCTGTCCCGGCGCGGTGCCGTCGCTCAACTCGCTCAGCGGCGAGCCCCAGCTACCATTGCGCCGCGAATGCAGCCGCGCCTCGTTGTAATTGCGATAACCCAGCCGCTTGAAAAAGCGCGCCGCCGTGGCCGAGGAGATCCCCGCGCTTTCGGCGAGTTCCGCCGCCGTGTAGCTCGACAGGGTCGATTGCGCTTCGAGCACAACCTCGGCAAGGCGTTTCTCGCTGGGGGTCAGCTCGGGAAAGATCGCCATGATCCGCATGTCGATCGGGTCATCTCCCGACCCGGGTTGCGCCTCGGGGGACATCTCTTGCGTCACATCGGCCTCGTCTCTGCTCGAGCCCAAGTCTTGTTGCAAGCGGACGCGGTTTTCAAGCGATGCCTGTGCGCGGCGGGTTCGACGTCCTCATCTCAACTGGACGTGACGCCCGCCGAAAGTCTCGGAATTTCCGTCGTCCCTTTGTCACAAGCTCTCGGCCATCCGGTTTTCCAAGCGCCGGACTTCCTCCAGCAACTGACGACAGAATTCTGTTGTCAGCAGCGAGACCGGGCGGTGCGCTGGCGTGAGTATCGAGATGCCGCTTGCAATGCGGGGGCGAAACCTTCGGAAGACAACTTTGGGGCCCGTAGGGGGCGCATGCAGGTAGCTATCTGCGGTGATCATGTCGCAGATCATGTAGCAAAGCCCGGATGCGACAAGCGTTAGGCCTGGAAGGAAGGTCTGGAGTTCGAAGCGTCTCTTCAACGCGCAATTCTGCGAGGCAAAGGCGGCACTGGTCTGAACAAAGCTCGGATGTTCATCGAATAGGGCGGCCATGGGTAAGCCATGCAGATCTTTTGG
It includes:
- a CDS encoding aldehyde dehydrogenase (NADP(+)); amino-acid sequence: MTFTPHGQHLIAGDWVGTDKTFSSDPAHGPSHEFCVGTVEMVNAACEAAEEAFWDYGYSSRETRATFLEAIADEIDARGEAITEIGTQESGLPEARLNGERGRTVGQLRLFASHIRNGDYLDRRHDKALPDRQPLPRPDLRMMQRPIGPVAVFGASNFPLAFSTAGGDTAAALAAGCPVVVKGHSAHPGTGEIVAEAIKAAVEKTGMPKGVFSLIQGGRRDVGQGLVQHPLIKAVGFTGSLGGGRALFDLCAQRPEPIPFFGELGSVNPMFLLPEAAKARGAEIGTGWAGSLTMGAGQFCTNPGIAVVEDGPAGDAFVAAAKEALSASGPQVMLTDGIAQAYRDGKDRFDTRNSVTPVLTTEQEGRNASPNLYETSAENYLQDHALGEEVFGPLGLVVRVSNSAQLVDLAKGFEGQLTATMHLDDGDAELARKLLPVLERKAGRVMANGFPTGVEVSDAMVHGGPYPASTNFGATSVGTLSIRRFLRPVCYQNIPEGVLPADLA
- a CDS encoding N-carbamoyl-D-amino-acid hydrolase encodes the protein MTRKFIAAAAQLGPIARDEPRASAVARMQKLLIEAHRRGAELVVFPELALTTFFPRWLIEDEAELDSFYETEMPNAEVQPLFDTARELGVGFYLGYAEIAYENGQKRRFNTSIMVDKSGQIIGKYRKIHLPGHPEYEDWRPFQHLEKRYFEHGNLGFGVFDGFGGKLGMCLCNDRRWPETFRVLGLRGAELVMLGYNTPVHYPLAPEHDHLQDFHNHLSMQAGAYANGCWVIGTAKAGREEGCDLIGGTCIIAPTGEIIAKTQGFGDELAMAEIDLDRCRELRENVFNFALHREPDDYRDICAG
- a CDS encoding Zn-dependent hydrolase, which gives rise to MSITIDITRLMARLDRLGQIGALSGGGVKRLALSPEDAEGRALVIRWMRELGLEITTDVIGNCWGIRAGEEDGPPVVMGSHIDTVATGGLYDGSLGVLAGLEVIEALNVAGARTRRPVAVAFFTNEEGARFAPDMMGSGVAQGALPLDEMLEVEGIDGVRLRDALAAIDAAGPAPVGALKPHSYLELHIEQGPVLETEELEIGVVTGVQGISWTEITVTGASAHAGTTPMALRHDAGAVMARIAVEAQQIAADHGPPQVATVGRMRVSPDLVNVVPQEAVMTVDLRHTDEATLQKAETRLWRAAQEFARAGGCAITRRTLARFEPVEFDPALVDRVAAAAEARGLRHRRMPSGAGHDAQMFAPNCPSAMIFVPSKDGISHNIHEYTAPSDIAGGAQVLMDVVCQQAELQDAPEFQTIETGQLP
- a CDS encoding diaminopropionate ammonia-lyase yields the protein MIFENALGEGQSNELILNPHYDTAKGYGPKQEAFLNDAAFDLAKRTISSWKGYAPTPLVSLPVMAAKAGVAEIQFKDEGGRFGLGSFKALGGAYAVLRLLAREIAKAKDIPEPSAEDIVAGKYADIVSQLTVCCATDGNHGRSVAWGAQRFGCRCVIFIHATVSEARKEAIEAYGAEVRRCAGNYDDSVREAQDTATREGWFVVSDTSYPGYTEIPKDVMQGYEIMAAEAADTLGLPPTHIFIQTGVGGLAAAVAAQFARRYGPEAPRVILADPDQSACWLETIRESKPTAVEGDLDTLMAGLACGEVSLLAWDVLEPLAFAVMSVADPDAVAVMRALANPDGSDPPVAAGESAVAGLAAFLAAAANDEARATLGIDAHSRILCFGTEGDTDAALFKTLVGRSAAEVRGAA
- a CDS encoding ABC transporter permease — its product is MSRLSTLWVWAVFAFMYLPIAMIALFSVNDSKIMSLPFSGFTLKWYAEVMGDGRLGGGFLTTLSVAFPVAICATLLGGLAALAISFYPMRGRGIFAVLLLAPFLIPKLILAVAQLIMFNETGVARSLLTVIAAQTVIVLPFSTLVIASVLIRIDRGLLEAAADLGASGLSAFRRVVLPLMANGLMASWVVAFVLSSAEYVLTAFVSGRAQPLSVLVASDFRFALSPSLNALAVMIVFGNIALVALAELIRRRASKTGA
- a CDS encoding ABC transporter permease, which gives rise to MSLRVGTLLAAPVTAFLLALCVAPLLILFAYSFFRVDFVAISYDPSFANYAKIAGSATYRGLILKAFGSGALVVAITAVIGYPVAWFLAKRAGAMKSALLTLLLVPLYSGDLVRVFAWRVLLGAEGVINRSLIWAGVSDAPIQGLLFSPLATHIALTYNYLPFMVIGLWLAFESLDDAWLEAAADLGARSPSRFARVTLPLTFPGLVAGGLMVFVMVVGDYLTPQLLGGASGITVISAINDLFGTAFDWPLGSAIAWTMLAILMAFFAVGAMLIRRSSLVGGS
- a CDS encoding ABC transporter ATP-binding protein yields the protein MPLLRARALRKTYGTVQAVRGVNFRLDENSYVTLLGPSGCGKTSILRMIGGFEEVSEGMLELDGKKINDVSPSARPINTVFQSYALFPHLSVLENVGFGLRYKGLSRKQEREKARAALETVQMTAMADRRPRQLSGGQQQRVALARAIANEPRLLLLDEPLSALDRRMRKDMQIELKDLQRRLKMTFLHVTHDQEEAFALSDWIIVMRDGIIEQQGAPDTIYRRPETAYVADFIGGAACVPGEITDTAIGAYEIETSLGQFATPGVRGLQAGSPAVLCLRPEQLFLDPQGRISARVTHAVYRGAEWLVEAEAAGTTLALTVGHDDVPEIGAEIRIGFDPAQVWIAKAEAEQKAGQTAEAKP
- a CDS encoding extracellular solute-binding protein — encoded protein: MDRRLFLKSALAGTALGAFGPAGRALAATDLLWMTWENLAKDDYLAPFLDSHDVDLTKTFIGTDDEQFAKLRAGGASSVDLITPGLDKVSYYTASDLLQPIDFDKVPNAKLLYDTFKKTNLGKTDGQTYGIPFYWGINPIVYRADLMDGEPDWSVFFEGDKYNGKLAMRDYALEGIMIAAMYLGIPRDEMFTMDDKQLAEVKKVLMIQKSKLRTYWNSIGDLTNLFATGEVVCAFSWVPPYYDLKEKGLEMGMAKPKQGVIGWCDTIAVPKGVEGARRDAVFELVNYLLGPTYGKKLAYGGPYAQSTSAARDEIDEAQQEKIFIKDLSVMDNFVWKQNPPRYNDWVALWNEVKAS
- a CDS encoding MurR/RpiR family transcriptional regulator translates to MTQEMSPEAQPGSGDDPIDMRIMAIFPELTPSEKRLAEVVLEAQSTLSSYTAAELAESAGISSATAARFFKRLGYRNYNEARLHSRRNGSWGSPLSELSDGTAPGQLADHFAQDMQNLTRSTEILSEEAVRDAVEHLASARRIWVLGYRNSRALAIYARALLLNLKSDVQLLPYEGASLAEDVAGFAPGDVLLAIGLRRRPRALGEVMTVAREAGIPTILIGDPTVAQTARHATITLRCHNRGQGIFDSTVVAMSLINFLCSSLVDSLGPEARKRLARIEDLHARFDDLGPPPESLEALTKAAKQDK